CCTGCGCGGTCGCGCCTGGGAGCGGCTGGAGACCTGGACCCGGGAAGAGCCGCCGCCGGAAGTGAACGCCTTGCAATGGCGCTACTGGCACGGGCGCGCCCTGGAAGAACTGGGCGCCAAGGCGCAGGCCAGGCAGGCGCTTGCGCCCCTGGCGAAGAAACGGGACTACTACGGCTTCCTGGCGGCGGACCGCATGGGCATGACCTACTCCATGCAATACCTCTCCACGCCGCGCGACGAGCAGGCGACGACGGAACTGCTGGCGACGCCGGGGTTGCGGCGGGCCAGGGAATGGCGCCTGCTGGGCGAGATGCGCGCGGCCCGCCGGGAATGGCAGCACGTTATGCGCCGCCTCGACACGCACCGCCTGCAAATTGCCGCCCGGCTGGCCGCCGGCTGGGGCTGGCACGACCGCGCCATTTTCGCCCTGGGGCAGGCTGGCGCCCACGACGACCTGGAACTGCGCTTCCCGGTACTGTTCGAGGACCTGGTCAGCGAACAGGCCGAGCGGCGGCAACTGGACCGCAGTTGGATCTTCGGGGTCATGCGCGCCGAGAGCGCCTTCATGGCGGACGCCTACTCCCGGGCCGGCGCGCGGGGGCTGATGCAAATCATGCCGAATACCGGCCGGCTGACGGCCCGAAAACTGGGGATGCGCAACTTCCACACCTCCCAACTGATGCAGCCGAAGGTCAGCTTGTCCCTGGGCAGCGCCTATCTGAAAATGCTGTACGAAGACCTGGGCAACAAAATCGTGCTGGCAACGGCGGGCTACAACGCCGGCCCCGGCCGGGTGCGCTCCTGGCTGCGCAACCAGGACTGCACCGCCCCCGACGTATGGATCGAGACCATCCCCTTTCAGGAGACGCGCCGCTACGTCAAACGAGTGCTGTTCTACTCCAGCATCTACGACTGGCGGCTGCAACGGCCGGTAGTCCCGGTGGCAGCGCGCGCCGCGGGAGCGATCGGCGGCAACGGCCGTTCCGACTGCCCCGCCAACGTGGTCAGCCTGCAACCGTAGCGAGCGGAACATGGAGATGCGAAGGATCTGCATCCTCGGGGGCGCCGGTTTTGTAGGGCGCGCCTTGGCCGCCCGCCTGACGCGCGAGGGATACCTGTTGCGCGTGCCGACCCGGCACCGCGAATCCCGCCGCCACAACATGATCCTCCTGCCGACCCTGGAACTGGTGGAAGCGGACGTGCACGCCCCCGCCGCGCTGCGCCGGCTGTTCGAAGGCTGCCAGGCGGTGGTCAACCTGGTGGGTATTCTGAACGAGCGCGGCCACGACGGCGCCGGGTTCTACCGCGCGCACACCGAGCTGGCACGCCGTGCCGCCGAGACCGCGCAGGAAAGCGGCATCAAGCGCTTCGTGCAGATGAGCGCGCTGAACGCCGACCCGGGACGGGGAAGAAGTTACTATCTGCGCAGCAAGGGTCAGGCGGAAGCGATGCTGCCGACGTACCGCAAACTGCAGACGACGATCTTCCGTCCCTCGGTTATCTTCGGGCCGCAGGACCGGTTCTTCAACCGCTTTGCCCGCCTGCTGCGCGTGACGCCGCTGGCGTTCCCGCTCGCCTGCCCCCGCACCCGCTTCGCGCCCGTCTATGTCAACGACGTGGCCGAGGCCATTGCCCGCACCCTGACCCGCCCGGACAGTTACGGGCAAAACTACGGCCTGTGCGGCCCGCGCCGCTACACCCTCCTGGAATTGGTGCAATACACGGCGCGCTGCATCGGCGTCCGACGCCGCATCCTGCCGCTGTCGCCCAGGCTTTCCTACCTGCAGGCGCTGGCAATGGAATACATGCCCGGCAAACCCTTCTCCATAGACAACTACCGCTCGGCCCGGAACGACAGCGTCTGCCCCCGCGCCGACCTCGAAGCCCTGGGCATCCAACCGACGCCGCTGGAATCCGTAGTCCCCGAATACCTGGCGCGCCACTCTCGCCAGGAGCTCCTGGACCGCTTCCGCCGCCAGGCTGCAAGGGACCCGTCCCACGGCGCGCCGCGGTAGCGGCAAGCGCGC
This is a stretch of genomic DNA from Gammaproteobacteria bacterium. It encodes these proteins:
- a CDS encoding complex I NDUFA9 subunit family protein produces the protein MEMRRICILGGAGFVGRALAARLTREGYLLRVPTRHRESRRHNMILLPTLELVEADVHAPAALRRLFEGCQAVVNLVGILNERGHDGAGFYRAHTELARRAAETAQESGIKRFVQMSALNADPGRGRSYYLRSKGQAEAMLPTYRKLQTTIFRPSVIFGPQDRFFNRFARLLRVTPLAFPLACPRTRFAPVYVNDVAEAIARTLTRPDSYGQNYGLCGPRRYTLLELVQYTARCIGVRRRILPLSPRLSYLQALAMEYMPGKPFSIDNYRSARNDSVCPRADLEALGIQPTPLESVVPEYLARHSRQELLDRFRRQAARDPSHGAPR